The nucleotide window tgaccccatagacggcagcacaccaggttcccccgtccctgggattctccagacaagaacactggagtgggttgccatttccttctccaatgcatgaaaatgaaaagtgaaagtgaagtcgctcagtcgtgtctgactctttgcgaccccatggactgcagcctcctccgcccatgggattttccaggcaagagtactggagtggggtgccattccttaTATACAACTATATAAGGCAGAAATGTGAAatgtaataaatatgtttaaGGGTCAGGGAATTCACCATACTCTTGCACACCCTTCTTCCTCTCCTGTAACCATCAACctatattttattacattaaattttgtgtatttctttaaaattacacTAGTTATATATATCAATGCAGTTAAACTGGTTAAGGCTTCccggcagagtggtaaagaattagcttgcaatgcaggagatgcaagagacacagatttgacccctgggtgaaAAAGATCCTCTcaaataggaaatggcagcccacttcagtactcttgcctgtagaattctatggacagagtagcctggtgggctacagtccatgaaatcccagagtaggacatgaccaagtacacacacacagctattCCTAGGTAAGCAATAATTGTtactgtgacttttaaaaaattattttttgtacatGAGATATGATTTTACTTCCTTAAGTAAACAGAAAATTGGAGAAGATTAAGTGCTAtagagaaaatgacattttttccaaaggcaAACAAGGACTACCTGTGTACATAAAtgtattcacacacatacacataattaatccaaataataaaagaaatcaaaacaatcaATCAAAATCAACcaagaataactttaaaaaaatgacttgaaGCTATATTCCACCAAAACTGATCCAAACCCAATAACGTGTActataaaattactaaaaatggTCAAATcactaataagaaaataaaaataagacaagcATCGCACTTATTCAGAGCTACATTAAGCTCCAGAAAAGTGctgaaactaaaaaaatatatgcaagagATGTTGAGCCAAGGGTTTAATACCCAGACTGTCtatgaattatttttgttttgtttttgctgcagGGAGGCAATTCACAACAAAATCAAGGGAGCAAACTATATGGCTTTATTTCCAAGTAAttagactcattagaaaagaacctcAAGTCTTTGAGGACCACCCATGAACAGGAGGTAGTGAGCCAGCCATGCGGGATCCTATCACTCAGCAACTAAACCCTTCAACTGGAAACCATGTTCCTTGTTTCCCCTGGGTTTTTACCAGCTGACTTGTTCACAGGTATTTCAGTAAGAAAGGATTTGCACATCTGAATACAAGGTTACTGTATCGAATTCTGTAACTAATCAGTGTGGCTCAATTCTACCATTTCTGAAGTTCAAAACGTTTCATTCTGGCAGCACTCATGCCATGAAACTCACAATAAGACTTTTTGTCTTTCTTAGCCAGTCTATTTTGTCTTCTAGTATTTAAAATTGAAACTCCTTGACTACTCCCTCCATATTCATTCTGTTCGGGCTCTGCATTAAGcaatagataaaatattaaaaaggttttaaaaccaGCAAGCAAACTTTGAGTAAAATTTCCAAAACagcagaatttatttaaaaaataataaagataattattttctCCTGATTAAACTTCTAAACATTCAGAGTCAATAAAAGTTTATACTTACCAAATGTGTCATAGTTTTCAAACACGTTGTTACCCACATTAATTTCCATGGCTCCTCAATATTATCTGGGAGAGGTGTGTAAACATAATATGCCCCAAGGACCCCCACAATCAGAAGCAAAATCGTCTTTCTTCCCATGATGTTTTCCAACTGCACGTTCTACTTGGCAGCAAAGCAAATACACTTCTGAAATATTTGAATGTTGAAATTTCATAACAGTTTTTGGATTTATCAAAAAGTGTTATCTTACTTCTTAGACACAAATTCCATTGGTCCAATTGTCATTCTGCAAGCTGCTGGGAAATAATTAACACAGAAAAAGTACAAAGAACTCTGTGAAACCCATACTCATATTATCTACAGGTTCTGCCAAGTACAACAGCCTTATAATATTGCTAGGCAGTCAGTAAACAAACATTTGTTGCTCAATTACTGGTTGGGGAGTACTTTAACCATTAGAGAAAAGGCCATAGGAAATACAAGAAACTCAGTGTATGCTTCAAATAACAAATCTCAGAGTGGGGgagaaaaaatatgtttaacCTATTGAGAGCTTTTACGAAGTATGATAGATATGGTCACTTGTATCTTATATTACTTTTACTGTCttgatacaaataaaattattagtgAAAAATGCTAAATAGGTTAAAGTTATACAATTTTTCCCGATGCAACATAAAAACATATTCAAACAACTTCAGTATAGGGCacaattcagattttttaaaaaaggaaaggaaaaaggaaaaatattttcagcactttaaatCTTCATACAAGTTTTGCAGTTTTCTgtttacatttattcattcagcatgGAATCCCCTGGATTTGAGATCTTTTAGCAAAATTaggggctttgctggtggttcagacagtaaagaatcagtctgcaatgtgagagacctgggttcaatccctgggttgggaagatcccatggagaagggaacagctacccactccaatattctggcttggaaaattccatggatagaagagcctggcaggctacagttcatggggttgcaaagagtcagacatgactgaacaagcaAAATTAGAACACAGAGAAGGTTCTTCTTACAAAGGTCTGTGTTCTggctttgtgtttgtttgtttgtttgtttgtgttttccttGATTATAAAATCAAGGAGATAGCTAACAGTTTTTGAGAATTTACTCTGTATCCCAGGCAATGTACTAAAACAAATCTTaacatcattgttgttgttcagtcactcagtcgtgtccatctctttgtgaccccatggactgcagcaggccaggcttccctgtccttcactgtctcccagagcttgctcaaacttaagtccattgagttggtgctgccatccaaccatatcatcctctgggtggccaaagtattggagtttcagcctcagcatcagtccttccaatgtatacccaggactggtttctttttggatggactggttggatgtccttacagtccaagggactctcaagagttttctccaacaccacagttcaaaagcatcagttcttcggccctctgctttctttatagtccaactttcacatccatacatgactactggaaaaaccatagctttgactagacggacctttgttggcaaagtaatgtctctgctctttaatattctgtctaggtttgtcatagattttcttccaaggagaaagcgtcttttgatttcatagttgtagtcatcatctgcagtgattttggagcccaagaaaataaagtctctcattgtttccattgttttcccatctatttgccatgaagtgataggaccagatgcaatgtttttagttttttgaatgttgagttttaagccagcttttcactctcctctttcacctttgtaTTAATGTGTACTCGTGGAGGACGGATCTGGTTTCACTTTATCCTGGCTTGCCTCCAGGAGTACACATTAATACCTTACTTGTCCCAGTCTTAAATTCATCTCAGATGGCAGATAAGCAAATAAGTAGGTCATACAAAAACAAGTAGCAGGACTTCCTtgggtggtctagtggttaaaaatctgccttgcaatgcaggcgacacaggGTCCATTCCTGGCTAAGGAagtaagatcccataagccatgaggcaactaaacccatgtgctaCAAGTAGTCTGTGAGCTGCAATGAAAGAGTTCTCATGATGCAATGAGGATTCCACTTGCTGCAAGTAGGActggatgcagccaaataagtaaataaaataaaaatttaaaaagcaagtagCAGTGTTAGAGATGTTAATTCTTCACTGAATATCCACATGCCCCTgtgatttttacttcttttctcttatagTGAAGTGAAATTATGGAAGAAGTGCTGGCCAAATGGACTGAAAAGAAAGTCATGTGTGTCACTCCCAGAGAGAAGTGATTACAATCCATAAGACCTGGAAACTATCTTTTAAATGGTAACATCACAAAATAAAGGTAGTTTGGACTGCTAAGTGATCCAAGGGTTCAGGTCCTCAAACTCCATT belongs to Bubalus bubalis isolate 160015118507 breed Murrah chromosome 1, NDDB_SH_1, whole genome shotgun sequence and includes:
- the LOC102395508 gene encoding arylacetamide deacetylase-like gives rise to the protein MGRKTILLLIVGVLGAYYVYTPLPDNIEEPWKLMWVTTCLKTMTHLIETPFFQLFKAKTNKSRVKPKQITIPMTFCQDGQQTD